The Accipiter gentilis chromosome 7, bAccGen1.1, whole genome shotgun sequence genome includes a region encoding these proteins:
- the LOC126040527 gene encoding fractalkine-like — MKAVSLRILFVLKILCLATLAGGQPKAPLKCSTECSRFTSGIAAKRIRSYRMTEPLCTKQAVIFITLKSLEICADPEAEWVKKIVQKLDQKNAAASPLPRDATSAVAPEEVGVFQKHVGLTVTVPSQATAPTSFFQGTGTTVLERIRVSAARTEASSKPPPAMQDTTQVPAGSSPVIQEVAARSEVTPEANTLKSPASSTTFAAGLVSSQSTPYPTALVHSFDNAVGSTEEPVGHTANATAHIGDTTSPSSNSDPMAITKGSDHPVLSTNESLDPTSARDNTPDAASSSYSSDLLDSMEITTIPATPVPPEATSVSTLNSTTAIDKGTSVYTNKVASSSTGAFGTRIFDSSSPVAKQEPSDTIVFTSQAFSGQVRVQITTERPNNLPLHSFLSRSQMHFIIPVSVVGGLMVFSVAIVWLYLKFGVKTEEMSREMVQGLLYQNEGRENSVYPMEVI; from the exons ATGAAGGCTGTTTCTCTCCGGatcctgtttgtgctgaagaTCTTGTGCCTGGCGACCCTGGCTGGAG gGCAACCCAAAGCACCTCTGAAGTGTTCAACAGAGTGCAGCCGCTTTACATCTGGGATAGCGGCGAAGCGGATAAGGAGCTACCGCATGACCGAACCCCTCTGCACCAAACAAGCTGTCAT atttattaCTCTGAAGTCCCTGGAGATTTGTGCAGATCCAGAGGCAGAGTGGGTGAAGAAGATCGTACAGAAACTGGACCAGAAAAATGCCGCAGCCTCCCCACTTCCACGTGATGCCACCTCAGCAGTGGCACCAGAAGAGGTCGGTGTTTTTCAGAAACATGTTGGTCTTACAGTAACAGTTCCATCTCAAGCGACTGCTCCAACTAGTTTCTTCCAGGGGACTGGCACAACAGTTCTGGAGAGAATACGTGTTTCTGCTGCCAGGACGGAGGCATCCAGCAAGCCTCCACCAGCCATGCAGGACACCACTCAGGTCCCTGCAGGATCATCCCCTGTGATACAGGAAGTTGCTGCCCGCTCAGAAGTCACTCCAGAAGCAAACACCTTAAAATCTCCTGCATCTTCAACAACTTTTGCAGCAGGCCTGGTCTCCAGCCAGTCCACCCCATATCCCACGGCTCTTGTGCATAGCTTTGACAATGCTGTGGGATCTACAGAAGAACCTGTAGGACATACCGCAAATGCTACAGCTCATATTGGAGACACCACTTCTCCTAGCTCAAATTCAGACCCCATGGCCATTACTAAAGGATCAGACCATCCTGTACTTTCTACAAATGAATCCCTGGACCCTACAAGTGCAAGAGACAATACTCCAGATGCTGCTTCTAGCAGTTATAGTTCAGATCTCCTGGACAGCATGGAGATCACCACAATCCCAGCCACACCAGTTCCACCAGAGGCTACCTCAGTTTCTACTCTTAACTCCACAACTGCCATAGACAAAGGTACTTCTGTCTATACCAATAAGGTTGCCAGTTCTTCTACAGGTGCTTTTGGTACTAGAATATTTGATTCTTCATCGCCCGTAGCAAAGCAAGAGCCTTCAGATACAATAGTTTTTACTAGTCAAGCATTCTCAGGCCAAGTCAGAGTGCAGATAACTACAGAAAGACCAAACAATCTGCCTCTTCACAGCTTCTTGTCAAGGTCTCAGATGCATTTTATCATCCCAGTTTCTGTGGTAGGTGGTCTGATGGTTTTCAGTGTTGCCATTGTGTGGCTATATCTAAAATTTGGagtcaaaacagaagaaatgtcaAGAGAAATGGTACAGGGGTTGCTCTACCAGAATGAAGGACGTGAAAACAGTGTCTATCCAATGGAAGTAATCTGA